One Phragmites australis chromosome 23, lpPhrAust1.1, whole genome shotgun sequence DNA window includes the following coding sequences:
- the LOC133906531 gene encoding calmodulin-binding protein 60 B-like isoform X2: MAPKRQLLVAAGGDGAVLTPGKRLRVTPATGSSLGTPSSSPRKSFLAIVLVILFFKRPKGRCLDVPSQIGRLVSELGQVRRCFNTIARQQEIITELIQDLTQKVDNMTRSSPNHHNHEQLTQEANQERISVQSDVLATNQGEGKSSNIRLRFLNGIKTPVYHDDKIKPESDGAIKIGIFDGDKMIKSGPLSKAKVEILALEGNFPYDALDSWTDKEFNEHIARGRDGKGNVLVGKGTTARLINGERDLGSIKFREGSCKARNGMFFIGARVCEGQPTGVRVQQAVMTPVVVQDRRNKSNEKSHPPKLNDRVHRLEKIAKDGKYFERLAKKNIHTVEDFLKALNKDPDNLAKILKINKEHEAWEKMIGHASNCCLEGKHKLKSYTCAEKNVKLFFNCVHRLVGAAFSGGRYTPADKFNQAEQESVAELKEDAYAELDVLPEDHVMADNFSEPIHMDTYVGFGAGPSYMPNATQPNCPGHLAAHQVGGIPAVEDLSHAEIESSCADANNDPGPSFSIPDQGQGARLLVQEHLSLASLNGWCQGPLGGTNSSIGTSEELCFQEYHTDYGAPILCGLDHLETQVGFLWQGIDTFEASTSAHRNMTLAPQQLATTGSAQGSMQSQLQVPLPPNNGATEASASALYLRTVTGAPGLAQGSMQSQMQAPLPPSNGALEASTSAYRTLPQQQWNMSWNRSL, from the exons ATGGCTCCCAAGAGGCAGCTGCTCGTGGCGGCCGGCGGCGATGGCGCGGTGCTGACTCCGGGGAAGCGCCTGCGGGTGACGCCGGCTACCGGCAGCAGCCTCGGGACGCCGTCATCGTCGCCGCGGAAGAGCTTTCTCGCCATCGTGCTCGTCATCCTCTTCTTCAAACGACC GAAGGGTCGGTGCCTGGATGTCCCTTCGCAGATCGGTCGCCTG GTGTCGGAACTTGGGCAAGTTCGTCGTTGCTTTAATACCATCGCTCG CCAACAGGAAATCATCACGGAGTTGATTCAGGATCTCACACAGAAAGTG GACAACATGACACGGTCCTCTCCTAACCACCACAATCATGAGCAGCTCAC ACAAGAGGCAAATCAGGAAAGGATCAGTGTTCAATCTGATGTGTTGGCTACAAACCAAGGCGAGGGCAAAAGCTCAAACATTCGGCTGCGTTTCCTCAACGGAATCAAGACTCCTGTTTACCACGACGACAAGATAAAACCTGAGAGCGATGGGGCCATAAAGATTGGCATATTTGATGGAGACAAGATGATCAAATCAGGCCCGCTTTCGAAGGCGAAAGTTGAGATCTTGGCTCTTGAGGGCAACTTTCCTTATGATGCCCTGGACAGTTGGACTGATAAGGAGTTCAATGAACATATAGCCAGGGGCCGGGATGGAAAAGGAAATGTGTTGGTGGGTAAAGGAACAACTGCCCGGCTGATCAACGGAGAGCGGGATCTTGGTAGCATCAAATTCAGAGAAGGGTCATGCAAGGCTCGCAACGGGATGTTCTTCATCGGAGCAAGAGTCTGTGAGGGTCAACCAACTGGTGTCCGGGTTCAGCAAGCCGTCATGACGCCTGTGGTCGTGCAGGATCGCAGAAACAAAT CAAATGAAAAGAGTCATCCTCCAAAGCTGAATGATAGAGTGCATCGTTTGGAGAAGATTGCCAAAGATGGAAAGTACTTCGAGAGACTGGCGAAGAAGAATATCCATACTGTGGAGGACTTTTTAAAGGCATTAAATAAGGACCCTGATAACCTTGCCAAA ATTCTCAAGATAAATAAGGAACACGAGGCCTGGGAGAAGATGATCGGGCATGCTAGCAACTGCTGTCTCGAAGGCAAGCACAAGCTGAAATCGTATACATGCGCAGAGAAAAACGTgaagcttttcttcaattgcgTGCACCGTCTTGTTGGCGCAGCATTTTCTGGTGGTCGTTACACTCCGGCTGACAAGTTTAATCAGGCTGAACAG GAGTCAGTGGCTGAGTTGAAAGAAGACGCGTACGCTGAACTAGATGTTCTTCCGGAGGATCATGTAATGGCagacaacttttctgagccaatTCATATGGATACATATGTGGGTTTTGGTGCTGGCCCATCCTACATGCCAAATGCAACACAGCCAAATTGTCCTGGTCACCTTGCAGCTCATCAAG TTGGGGGTATTCCTGCAGTCGAAGATTTGAGCCATGCTGAGATTGAGTCATCCTGTGCGGACGCGAACAATGATCCTGGTCCCAGCTTCTCCATTCCTGATCAAG GTCAAGGGGCTCGGCTACTAGTTCAAGAACATTTGTCCTTGGCTTCCCTAAATGGTTGGTGTCAGGGCCCTCTTGGAGGAACGAACTCTTCTATTGGGACATCTGAG GAATTATGCTTTCAAGAATACCATACCGACTATGGCGCGCCTATTTTATGCG GATTGGATCATCTCGAAACCCAGGTGGGGTTCTTGTGGCAAGGCATTGACACCTTTGAAGCATCAACTTCTGCTCACAGAAATATGACATTAGCACCACAGCAACTTGCAACGACTG GATCAGCTCAAGGTAGCATGCAGAGCCAGCTGCAAGTTCCCTTGCCCCCCAACAATGGCGCCACGGAGGCATCGGCTTCTGCTTTGTATCTTCGTACAGTCACTG GTGCTCCAGGATTAGCACAAGGGAGCATGCAGAGCCAGATGCAAGCTCCGTTGCCCCCCAGCAATGGCGCCTTGGAGGCATCGACTTCTGCTTACCGGACTCTCCCCCAACAGCAATGGAACATGTCATGGAACAGGTCACTCTGA
- the LOC133906531 gene encoding calmodulin-binding protein 60 B-like isoform X1: MAPKRQLLVAAGGDGAVLTPGKRLRVTPATGSSLGTPSSSPRKSFLAIVLVILFFKRPKGRCLDVPSQIGRLVSELGQVRRCFNTIARQQEIITELIQDLTQKVDNMTRSSPNHHNHEQLTQEANQERISVQSDVLATNQGEGKSSNIRLRFLNGIKTPVYHDDKIKPESDGAIKIGIFDGDKMIKSGPLSKAKVEILALEGNFPYDALDSWTDKEFNEHIARGRDGKGNVLVGKGTTARLINGERDLGSIKFREGSCKARNGMFFIGARVCEGQPTGVRVQQAVMTPVVVQDRRNKSNEKSHPPKLNDRVHRLEKIAKDGKYFERLAKKNIHTVEDFLKALNKDPDNLAKILKINKEHEAWEKMIGHASNCCLEGKHKLKSYTCAEKNVKLFFNCVHRLVGAAFSGGRYTPADKFNQAEQESVAELKEDAYAELDVLPEDHVMADNFSEPIHMDTYVGFGAGPSYMPNATQPNCPGHLAAHQVGGIPAVEDLSHAEIESSCADANNDPGPSFSIPDQGQGARLLVQEHLSLASLNGWCQGPLGGTNSSIGTSEELCFQEYHTDYGAPILCAPGLDHLETQVGFLWQGIDTFEASTSAHRNMTLAPQQLATTGSAQGSMQSQLQVPLPPNNGATEASASALYLRTVTGAPGLAQGSMQSQMQAPLPPSNGALEASTSAYRTLPQQQWNMSWNRSL; this comes from the exons ATGGCTCCCAAGAGGCAGCTGCTCGTGGCGGCCGGCGGCGATGGCGCGGTGCTGACTCCGGGGAAGCGCCTGCGGGTGACGCCGGCTACCGGCAGCAGCCTCGGGACGCCGTCATCGTCGCCGCGGAAGAGCTTTCTCGCCATCGTGCTCGTCATCCTCTTCTTCAAACGACC GAAGGGTCGGTGCCTGGATGTCCCTTCGCAGATCGGTCGCCTG GTGTCGGAACTTGGGCAAGTTCGTCGTTGCTTTAATACCATCGCTCG CCAACAGGAAATCATCACGGAGTTGATTCAGGATCTCACACAGAAAGTG GACAACATGACACGGTCCTCTCCTAACCACCACAATCATGAGCAGCTCAC ACAAGAGGCAAATCAGGAAAGGATCAGTGTTCAATCTGATGTGTTGGCTACAAACCAAGGCGAGGGCAAAAGCTCAAACATTCGGCTGCGTTTCCTCAACGGAATCAAGACTCCTGTTTACCACGACGACAAGATAAAACCTGAGAGCGATGGGGCCATAAAGATTGGCATATTTGATGGAGACAAGATGATCAAATCAGGCCCGCTTTCGAAGGCGAAAGTTGAGATCTTGGCTCTTGAGGGCAACTTTCCTTATGATGCCCTGGACAGTTGGACTGATAAGGAGTTCAATGAACATATAGCCAGGGGCCGGGATGGAAAAGGAAATGTGTTGGTGGGTAAAGGAACAACTGCCCGGCTGATCAACGGAGAGCGGGATCTTGGTAGCATCAAATTCAGAGAAGGGTCATGCAAGGCTCGCAACGGGATGTTCTTCATCGGAGCAAGAGTCTGTGAGGGTCAACCAACTGGTGTCCGGGTTCAGCAAGCCGTCATGACGCCTGTGGTCGTGCAGGATCGCAGAAACAAAT CAAATGAAAAGAGTCATCCTCCAAAGCTGAATGATAGAGTGCATCGTTTGGAGAAGATTGCCAAAGATGGAAAGTACTTCGAGAGACTGGCGAAGAAGAATATCCATACTGTGGAGGACTTTTTAAAGGCATTAAATAAGGACCCTGATAACCTTGCCAAA ATTCTCAAGATAAATAAGGAACACGAGGCCTGGGAGAAGATGATCGGGCATGCTAGCAACTGCTGTCTCGAAGGCAAGCACAAGCTGAAATCGTATACATGCGCAGAGAAAAACGTgaagcttttcttcaattgcgTGCACCGTCTTGTTGGCGCAGCATTTTCTGGTGGTCGTTACACTCCGGCTGACAAGTTTAATCAGGCTGAACAG GAGTCAGTGGCTGAGTTGAAAGAAGACGCGTACGCTGAACTAGATGTTCTTCCGGAGGATCATGTAATGGCagacaacttttctgagccaatTCATATGGATACATATGTGGGTTTTGGTGCTGGCCCATCCTACATGCCAAATGCAACACAGCCAAATTGTCCTGGTCACCTTGCAGCTCATCAAG TTGGGGGTATTCCTGCAGTCGAAGATTTGAGCCATGCTGAGATTGAGTCATCCTGTGCGGACGCGAACAATGATCCTGGTCCCAGCTTCTCCATTCCTGATCAAG GTCAAGGGGCTCGGCTACTAGTTCAAGAACATTTGTCCTTGGCTTCCCTAAATGGTTGGTGTCAGGGCCCTCTTGGAGGAACGAACTCTTCTATTGGGACATCTGAG GAATTATGCTTTCAAGAATACCATACCGACTATGGCGCGCCTATTTTATGCG CACCAGGATTGGATCATCTCGAAACCCAGGTGGGGTTCTTGTGGCAAGGCATTGACACCTTTGAAGCATCAACTTCTGCTCACAGAAATATGACATTAGCACCACAGCAACTTGCAACGACTG GATCAGCTCAAGGTAGCATGCAGAGCCAGCTGCAAGTTCCCTTGCCCCCCAACAATGGCGCCACGGAGGCATCGGCTTCTGCTTTGTATCTTCGTACAGTCACTG GTGCTCCAGGATTAGCACAAGGGAGCATGCAGAGCCAGATGCAAGCTCCGTTGCCCCCCAGCAATGGCGCCTTGGAGGCATCGACTTCTGCTTACCGGACTCTCCCCCAACAGCAATGGAACATGTCATGGAACAGGTCACTCTGA
- the LOC133906531 gene encoding calmodulin-binding protein 60 B-like isoform X3 has protein sequence MTRSSPNHHNHEQLTQEANQERISVQSDVLATNQGEGKSSNIRLRFLNGIKTPVYHDDKIKPESDGAIKIGIFDGDKMIKSGPLSKAKVEILALEGNFPYDALDSWTDKEFNEHIARGRDGKGNVLVGKGTTARLINGERDLGSIKFREGSCKARNGMFFIGARVCEGQPTGVRVQQAVMTPVVVQDRRNKSNEKSHPPKLNDRVHRLEKIAKDGKYFERLAKKNIHTVEDFLKALNKDPDNLAKILKINKEHEAWEKMIGHASNCCLEGKHKLKSYTCAEKNVKLFFNCVHRLVGAAFSGGRYTPADKFNQAEQESVAELKEDAYAELDVLPEDHVMADNFSEPIHMDTYVGFGAGPSYMPNATQPNCPGHLAAHQVGGIPAVEDLSHAEIESSCADANNDPGPSFSIPDQGQGARLLVQEHLSLASLNGWCQGPLGGTNSSIGTSEELCFQEYHTDYGAPILCAPGLDHLETQVGFLWQGIDTFEASTSAHRNMTLAPQQLATTGSAQGSMQSQLQVPLPPNNGATEASASALYLRTVTGAPGLAQGSMQSQMQAPLPPSNGALEASTSAYRTLPQQQWNMSWNRSL, from the exons ATGACACGGTCCTCTCCTAACCACCACAATCATGAGCAGCTCAC ACAAGAGGCAAATCAGGAAAGGATCAGTGTTCAATCTGATGTGTTGGCTACAAACCAAGGCGAGGGCAAAAGCTCAAACATTCGGCTGCGTTTCCTCAACGGAATCAAGACTCCTGTTTACCACGACGACAAGATAAAACCTGAGAGCGATGGGGCCATAAAGATTGGCATATTTGATGGAGACAAGATGATCAAATCAGGCCCGCTTTCGAAGGCGAAAGTTGAGATCTTGGCTCTTGAGGGCAACTTTCCTTATGATGCCCTGGACAGTTGGACTGATAAGGAGTTCAATGAACATATAGCCAGGGGCCGGGATGGAAAAGGAAATGTGTTGGTGGGTAAAGGAACAACTGCCCGGCTGATCAACGGAGAGCGGGATCTTGGTAGCATCAAATTCAGAGAAGGGTCATGCAAGGCTCGCAACGGGATGTTCTTCATCGGAGCAAGAGTCTGTGAGGGTCAACCAACTGGTGTCCGGGTTCAGCAAGCCGTCATGACGCCTGTGGTCGTGCAGGATCGCAGAAACAAAT CAAATGAAAAGAGTCATCCTCCAAAGCTGAATGATAGAGTGCATCGTTTGGAGAAGATTGCCAAAGATGGAAAGTACTTCGAGAGACTGGCGAAGAAGAATATCCATACTGTGGAGGACTTTTTAAAGGCATTAAATAAGGACCCTGATAACCTTGCCAAA ATTCTCAAGATAAATAAGGAACACGAGGCCTGGGAGAAGATGATCGGGCATGCTAGCAACTGCTGTCTCGAAGGCAAGCACAAGCTGAAATCGTATACATGCGCAGAGAAAAACGTgaagcttttcttcaattgcgTGCACCGTCTTGTTGGCGCAGCATTTTCTGGTGGTCGTTACACTCCGGCTGACAAGTTTAATCAGGCTGAACAG GAGTCAGTGGCTGAGTTGAAAGAAGACGCGTACGCTGAACTAGATGTTCTTCCGGAGGATCATGTAATGGCagacaacttttctgagccaatTCATATGGATACATATGTGGGTTTTGGTGCTGGCCCATCCTACATGCCAAATGCAACACAGCCAAATTGTCCTGGTCACCTTGCAGCTCATCAAG TTGGGGGTATTCCTGCAGTCGAAGATTTGAGCCATGCTGAGATTGAGTCATCCTGTGCGGACGCGAACAATGATCCTGGTCCCAGCTTCTCCATTCCTGATCAAG GTCAAGGGGCTCGGCTACTAGTTCAAGAACATTTGTCCTTGGCTTCCCTAAATGGTTGGTGTCAGGGCCCTCTTGGAGGAACGAACTCTTCTATTGGGACATCTGAG GAATTATGCTTTCAAGAATACCATACCGACTATGGCGCGCCTATTTTATGCG CACCAGGATTGGATCATCTCGAAACCCAGGTGGGGTTCTTGTGGCAAGGCATTGACACCTTTGAAGCATCAACTTCTGCTCACAGAAATATGACATTAGCACCACAGCAACTTGCAACGACTG GATCAGCTCAAGGTAGCATGCAGAGCCAGCTGCAAGTTCCCTTGCCCCCCAACAATGGCGCCACGGAGGCATCGGCTTCTGCTTTGTATCTTCGTACAGTCACTG GTGCTCCAGGATTAGCACAAGGGAGCATGCAGAGCCAGATGCAAGCTCCGTTGCCCCCCAGCAATGGCGCCTTGGAGGCATCGACTTCTGCTTACCGGACTCTCCCCCAACAGCAATGGAACATGTCATGGAACAGGTCACTCTGA